One region of Nycticebus coucang isolate mNycCou1 chromosome 10, mNycCou1.pri, whole genome shotgun sequence genomic DNA includes:
- the CIC gene encoding protein capicua homolog isoform X3, whose amino-acid sequence MKPMKKHSACTGLSGPGSGSKSPPATRAKALRRRGAGEGDKPEEDEDEVQQQQQQHPGPEELEEAEEEEAERGSGAEGLHPELHPGDLTPGRAEDPKGDGEAGRWEPSLSRKTATFKSRAPKKKYVEEHGASGDNIAGTPEEQVRTPEEANALGVPPRPPTSTRSSSTDTASEHSADLEDEPAEACGPGPWPSSGTSGGYDLRQLRSQRVLARRSDGLFLPAIVRQVRRSQDLGVQFPGDRTLTFYEGVPGGGVDVVLDTTPPPGALVVGTPVCTCVEPGVAAYREGVVVEVATKPAAYKVRFSPGPSSQPGLLGTLSQPPQLLHREPEEAVWVARSSLRLLRPPWEPEALPRKPLTGPEEEQADPGATLPPCSAALDPKQPEDAEVSKISFGGNLGAHCEENEEKHLPGLGTPALLPLPPPQLLSPPPKSPAFAGPGRPGEQPSPCQEGSQGGSRSSSVASLEKGAAPAARARTPLTAAQQKYKKGDVVCTPNGIRKKFNGKQWRRLCSRDGCMKESQRRGYCSRHLSMRTKEMEGLADSGPGGAGRPAGMAAREGSTEFDWGDETSRDSEASSVAARGDSRPRLVAPADLSRFEFDECEAAVMLVSLGSSRSGTPSFSPVSTQSPFSPAPSPSPSPLFGFRPANFSPINASPVIQRTAVRSRHLSASTPKAGVLTPPDLGPPPPAPRERHSSGILPTFQTNLTFTVPISPGRRKTELLPHPGALGAPGAGGGGAVPDFPKNDSLDSGVDSVSHTPTPSTPAGFRAVSPAVPFSRSRQPSPLLLLPPPAGLTSDPGPSVRRVPAVQRDSPVIVRNPDVPLPSKFPGEVGSSGEARAGGPGRSCRETPVPHGVASGKPGLPPPLPAPVPITVPPAAPTAVAQPMPTFGLASSPFQPVAFHPSPAALLPVLVPSSYTSHPAPKKEVIMGRPGTVWTNVEPRSVAVFPWHSLVPFLAPSQPDPSVQPNEAQQPASHPVASNQSKEPAESAAVAHEQPPGGAGSADPGRPPGATCPESPGPGPPHTLGVVEPGKGPPPITEEEVPIPPGEPRLDSETESDHDDAFLSIMSPEIQLPLPPGKRRTQSLSALPKERDSSSEKDGRSPNKREKDHIRRPMNAFMIFSKRHRALVHQRHPNQDNRTVSKILGEWWYALGPKEKQKYHDLAFQVKEAHFKAHPDWKWCNKDRKKSSSEAKPTSLGLVGGHKETRERSMSETGTAAAPGVSSELLSVAAQTLLSSDTKAPGSSSCGAERLHAVGGPGSARPRAFSHSGVHSLDGGEVDSQALQELTQMVSGPTSYSGSKPSTQYGAPGPFAAPSEGGALAASGRPPLLPTRASRSQRAASEDMTSDEERMVICEEEGDDDVIADDGFGTTDIDLKCKERVTDSESGDSSGEDPEGNKGFGRKVFSPVIRSSFTHCRPSLDPEPPGPPDPPATFSKGYGPTPSSSSPASSTSAATSFSLGSGTFKSQESGQGSTVGSLRPPPPGAGVPATPSKATRFLSTDPATFRRKRPESVGGLDPPGPSVIAASPSGGGSILQTLVLPPNKEEQEGSGARVPSAQAPSLAYGAPAAPLSRPAATMVTNVVRPVSSTPVPIASKPFPNSGRAEASPNDIAGARTEMGTGSRVPGSSPLGVSLVYSDKKSATATSPAPHLVAGPLLGTVGKAPATVTNLLVGTPGYGAPAPPAVQFIAQGTPGSGTTAGSGAGAGNGPNGPVPLGILQPGALGKAGGITQVQYILPTLPQQLQVAPAPAPAPGTKAAAPSGPAPTTSIRFTLPPGTSTNGKVLAATAPTPGIPILQSVPSAPPPKAQSVSPVQAPPPGGSAQLLPGKVLVPLAAPSMSVRGGGAGQPLPLVSPPFSVPVQNGAQPPSKIIQLTPVPVSTPSGLVPPLSPATLPGPTSQPQKVLLPSSTRITYVQSAGGHALPLGTSPASSQAGTVTSYGPTSSVALGFTSLGPSGPAFVQPLLSGQAPLLAPGQVGVSPVPSPQLPPACAAPGGPVITAFYPGSPVPTSSAPLAQPSQAAPSVVYTVATSTTPPAATILPKGPPAPATATPAPTSPFPSATGSMTYSLVAPKAQRPSPKAPQKVKAAIASIPVGSFEAGASGRSGPAPRQSLEPGPVREPTAPESELEGQPTPPAPLPPPESWTPTARSSSPPPLAAEERTSTKVPDTMASKFPSSSSDWRVPGQGLESRGEPPTPPSPAPAPATASGSNSSSSEGSSGRAAGDTPERKEAASTGKKVKVRPPPLKKTFDSVDNRVLSEVDFEERFAELPEFRPEEVLPSPTLQSLATSPRAILGSYRKKRKNSTDLDSAPEDPTSPKRKMRRRSSCSSEPNTPKSAKCEGDIFTFDRTGTEAEDVLGELEYEKVPYSSLRRTLDQRRALVMQLFQDHGFFPSAQATAAFQARYADIFPSKVCLQLKIREVRQKIMQAATPTEQPPGAETPLPGPPPTGTAAAPAPTLSPAGGPDPTSPGSDSGTAQAAPPLPPPPESGPGQPAWEGAPQPSPPPPGPSAAATGR is encoded by the exons ATGAAGCCAATGAAGAAGCACTCAGCATGCACTGGCCTTTCAGGTCCTGGCAGTGGTAGCAAGTCCCCACCAGCCACGAGGGCCAAGGCTCTGAGGCGGCgaggggctggggagggtgaCAAGCCAGAGGAGGATGAAGATGAggttcagcagcagcagcagcagcatcctgGGCCAGAAGAGCTGGaggaagctgaggaggaggaggctgagcGGGGCTCCGGGGCTGAGGGGCTGCACCCAGAGCTGCACCCTGGCGACTTGACCCCAGGCCGAGCTGAGGACCCCAAGGGAGATGGGGAGGCAGGCCGATGGGAGCCCTCACTTAGCCGCAAGACAGCCACGTTTAAGTCTCGAGCACCCAAGAAAAAGTATGTGGAGGAGCATGGGGCCAGCGGTGATAACATAGCTGGGACCCCTGAAGAGCAGGTACGAACCCCTGAGGAGGCCAATGCCCTGGGAGTACCTCCAAGGCCACCCACCTCTACCCGCTCTTCCTCCACTGACACAGCCAGTGAACACTCAGCAGACCTGGAGGATGAGCCAGCTGAGGCTTGTGGTCCAGGCCCCTGGCCATCCAGTGGCACCAGTGGTGGCTATGATCTACGGCAGTTGCGGTCCCAGCGGGTGCTGGCTCGGCGTAGTGATGGACTATTCTTGCCTGCTATAGTACGCCAGGTGCGCCGAAGCCAGGACCTGGGTGTGCAGTTCCCTGGTGACCGGACCCTGACTTTCTATGAGGGGGTACCAGGTGGAGGTGTAGATGTGGTTTTGGATACCACACCGCCACCAGGCGCATTAGTGGTAGGTACACCTGTCTGTACCTGTGTGGAGCCTGGTGTGGCTGCCTACAGGGAGGGTGTGGTGGTGGAGGTGGCTACCAAGCCAGCTGCCTACAAGGTCCGTTTCAGCCCTGGTCCTAgctcccagccaggcctgctagGCACCCTGTCACAGCCCCCACAGCTGCTGCACCGTGAACCTGAGGAGGCTGTGTGGGTGGCCCGCTCCAGTCTGCGCCTGCTGCGGCCCCCCTGGGAACCTGAGGCCCTGCCGAGGAAGCCCCTTACAGGCCCTGAAGAAGAGCAGGCTGACCCTGGGGCCACCTTGCCACCCTGCTCCGCTGCCTTAGACCCCAAGCAGCCCGAGGATGCTGAGGTCTCTAAGATCAGCTTTGGGGGCAACTTGGGTGCTCACTGTGAGGAGAATGAGGAGAAGCACCTGCCAGGCCTGGGTACCCCAGCTCTACTCCCATTGCCCCCACCCCAGCTTCTGTCGCCACCACCCAAGTCTCCAGCCTTTGCAGGCCCTGGCCGCCCTGGTGAGCAGCCCTCACCCTGCCAGGAGGGGAGCCAGGGTGGCAGTCGGAGCAGCAGTGTGGCCTCACTGGAGAAGGGGGCTGCACCGGCAGCCCGGGCCCGCACGCCACTGACAGCTGCCCAGCAAAAGTACAAGAAGGGTGACGTGGTCTGCACACccaatggaatcagaaaaaagttcAATGGCAAGCAGTGGCGACGGCTGTGCTCACGGGATGGCTGCATGAAGGAGTCACAGCGGCGGGGCTACTGCTCACGCCACCTGTCCATGCGAACCAAAGAGATGGAGGGCCTGGCAGACAGTGGGCCTGGAGGGGCAGGGCGGCCAGCCGGTATGGCAGCCCGTGAGGGCAGCACTGAGTTCGACTGGGGTGATGAGACATCTCGGGACAGCGAGGCTAGCAGCGTGGCAGCCCGTGGAGACTCACGGCCACGTCTGGTGGCCCCTGCTGACTTGTCCCGTTTTGAGTTTGATGAGTGTGAGGCAGCTGTGATGTTGGTGTCATTGGGCAGCTCACGCTCAGGCACACCCTCCTTCTCACCTGTCTCCACGCAATCGCCCTTTTCTCCAGCCCcgtcaccctcaccctcaccactCTTTGGCTTCCGCCCTGCCAACTTCAGTCCTATCAATGCCTCACCAGTCATCCAGCGCACTGCTGTTCGCAGTCGCCACCTGAGTGCCAGCACTCCAAAGGCCGGTGTGCTGACACCGCCAGACCTGGGCCCACCACCACCTGCACCCCGAGAGCGCCATTCCTCCGGCATTCTACCAACCTTCCAGACCAACCTGACCTTTACTGTGCCCATCAGCCCCGGGCGGCGGAAGACAGAGCTGTTGCCACACCCAGGAGCTTTGGGGGCCCCAGGCGCAGGGGGTGGAGGAGCCGTCCCAGACTTCCCCAAGAACGACAGCTTAGACTCTGGTGTGGACTCAGTGTCCCACACACCTACACCCTCCACACCGGCTGGCTTCCGGGCTGTGTCACCTGCTGTGCCCTTTTCTCGCTCCCGCCAGCCCTCACCATTGCTGCTGTTACCCCCACCTGCTGGCCTGACCTCAGATCCAGGGCCTTCTGTGCGCAGGGTGCCTGCTGTGCAGCGGGACTCACCTGTCATTGTCCGCAACCCTGATGTGCCATTGCCCTCCAAATTCCCTGGAGAGGTGGGCAGTTCGGGTGAGGCACGGGCCGGAGGACCTGGACGGAGCTGCCGTGAGACCCCGGTGCCCCATGGGGTGGCCAGTGGGAAGCCTGGTCTGCCCCCACCTCTGCCAGCCCCTGTGCCCATCACCGTGCCTCCAGCTGCACCAACTGCTGTGGCACAGCCGATGCCTACCTTTGGCCTGGCTTCTTCACCCTTCCAACCTGTGGCCTTCCACCCCTCACCTGCTGCCCTGTTGCCTGTCCTGGTGCCCAGCAGTTATACCAGCCATCCCGCCCCCAAGAAGGAGGTCATCATGGGCCGGCCTGGAACAG TGTGGACGAATGTGGAACCTCGCTCTGTGGCTGTGTTCCCCTGGCACTCCTTAGTCCCCTTCCTGGCACCCAGCCAGCCCGACCCCTCTGTGCAGCCGAATGAGGCCCAACAACCTGCCAGCCATCCAGTGGCCTCCAACCAGAGCAAAG AACCTGCTGAATCGGCAGCTGTTGCTCACGAACAGCCACCAGGTGGGGCAGGGAGTGCTGACCCTGGGCGACCTCCTGGAGCCACATGTCCTGAGAGCCCAGGGCCTGGACCCCCACACACTTTGGGGGTGGTGGAACCTGGTAAGGGTCCCCCTCCCATCACCGAGGAGGAGGTCCCCATCCCCCCAGGAGAGCCCCGGTTGGACAGTGAGACAGAGAGTGACCACGATGATGC CTTCCTCTCCATCATGTCTCCTGAGATCCAGTTGCCTCTGCCACCTGGAAAACGACGGACCCAGTCCCTCAGTGCCCTGCCCAAGGAACGGGATTCATCTTCTGAGAAGGATGGACGCAGCCCCAATAAG CGGGAGAAGGACCATATCCGACGGCCCATGAATGCCTTCATGATCTTCAGCAAGCGGCACCGGGCCCTGGTCCACCAGCGTCACCCCAACCAGGACAACAGGACTGTCAGCAAGATCCTGGGCGAGTGGTGGTATGCCCTGGGGCCCAAGGAGAAGCAGAAGTACCATGACCTTGCTTTCCAG GTGAAGGAGGCCCACTTCAAGGCCCACCCAGATTGGAAATGGTGCAACAAGGACAGAAAGAAGTCCAGCTCAGAAGCCAAACCCACAAGCCTGGGGCTAGTAGGAGGGCACAAGGAGACACGGGAGCGGAGCATGTCAGAGACGGGCACTGCTGCTGCCCCTGGGG TGTCCTCTGAGCTCCTGTCCGTCGCAGCCCAGACACTCTTGAGCTCAGACACCAAGGCTCCAGGGAGCAGCTCCTGTGGGGCAGAGCGGTTGCACGCAGTTGGGGGACCTGGCTCAGCCCGGCCCCGAGCCTTCTCCCACAGTGGGGTACACAGCCTGGACGGCGGAGAAGTAGACAGCCAGGCACTACAGGAATTGACGCAG ATGGTGTCTGGTCCTACATCATACTCTGGCTCAAAGCCTTCCACCCAGTATGGAGCTCCAGGCCCCTTTGCAGCCCCCAGTGAGGGAGGTGCGTTGGCAGCCAGCGGGCGGCCCCCACTGTTGCCCACCCGAGCCTCTCGTTCCCAGCGTGCAGCCAGTGAAGACATGACTAGTGACGAGGAGCGCATGGTCATCTGTGAGGAGGAAGGGGATGATGATGTCATTG CTGATGATGGCTTTGGGACTACTGACATTGATCTCAAGTGCAAGGAGCGGGTGACCGACAGCGAGAGTGGAGATAGCTCTGGGGAAGACCcagagggcaacaag GGCTTTGGTCGGAAAGTGTTTTCACCTGTAATCCGTTCCTCCTTTACTCACTGCCGTCCGTCGCTGGACCCTGAGCCCCCAGGGCCTCCAGATCCACCTGCAACCTTCAGTAAAGGCTATGGTCCCACCCCATCCTCATCTTCGCCTGCCTCTTCAACCTCAGCAGCCACGTCCTTCTCACTGGGCTCAGGAACCTTCAAGTCCCAGGAGTCTGGTCAGGGCAGCACAGTAGGCTCACTGCGGCCCCCACCCCCTGGGGCTGGGGTCCCAGCAACACCTTCAAAGGCTACCCGGTTCCTTTCAACGGATCCTGCTACCTTTCGGCGCAAGAGACCTGAAAGCGTGGGAGGCCTGGACCCACCAGGCCCCTCAGTCATTGCAGCGTCTCCCAGTGGAGGAGGAAGCATCCTGCAGACACTGGTCCTGCCCCCAAACAAGGAGGAGCAGGAGGGCAGTGGAGCCAGAGTGCCCTCAGCTCAGGCTCCATCACTGGCTTATGGGGCCCCAGCAGCTCCCTTGTCCCGCCCTGCTGCCACCATGGTCACCAATGTGGTACGACCTGTCAGCAGCACTCCTGTGCCCATTGCCTCTAAGCCCTTCCCTAACTCTGGCCGGGCCGAGGCGTCTCCAAATGACATAGCAGGTGCCAGGACTGAAATGGGCACTGGGTCCCGGGTGCCTGGGAGTTCCCCACTTGGCGTCAGCTTAGTGTATTCGGACAAAAAGTCAGCAACAGCCACCTCACCAGCCCCACATTTGGTGGCTGGGCCCCTATTGGGCACCGTAGGGAAAGCCCCTGCTACTGTCACTAACTTACTAGTAGGCACCCCAGGCTATGGGGCCCCTGCACCCCCTGCTGTTCAATTTATTGCCCAAGGGACCCCTGGCAGTGGGACCACTGCAGGCTCAGGAGCAGGTGCTGGAAATGGCCCGAATGGGCCAGTACCCCTGGGTATCCTGCAACCAGGTGCCCTGGGCAAGGCTGGGGGAATCACCCAGGTCCAGTACATCTTGCCCACGCTGCCCCAGCAGCTTCAAGTGGCACCTGCCCCAGCACCAGCCCCTGGGACCAAAGCAGCGGCTCCCAGTGGCCCTGCACCCACCACCAGCATCCGTTTCACCCTCCCGCCCGGCACCTCTACCAACGGCAAGGTCCTGGCCGCCACTGCACCCACTCCTGGGATCCCCATCCTGCAGTCTGTACCCTCCGCCCCACCCCCTAAAG CCCAGTCAGTTTCTCCCGTGCAGGCCCCACCTCCGGGTGGCTCAGCCCAGCTGCTGCCTGGGAAGGTACTAGTGCCCTTGGCCGCCCCTAGCATGTCAGTGCGGGGTGGAGGGGCTGGCCAGCCGCTGCCCCTGGTGAGCCCACCCTTCTCAGTACCTGTACAGAATGGTGCCCAGCCACCCAGCAAG ATCATTCAGCTGACTCCAGTGCCTGTGAGCACACCCAGCGGCCTGGTGCCGCCCTTGAGCCCGGCCACACTTCCTGGACCCACCTCCCAGCCCCAGAAAGTCCTGCTGCCCTCCTCCACCAG AATCACCTACGTGCAGTCAGCGGGCGGGCATGCGTTGCCCCTGGGTACCAGCCCTGCATCTAGCCAGGCTGGAACAGTCACTTCGTATGGGCCCACGAGCTCTGTAGCTCTAGGCTTCACCTCGCTGGGGCCCAGTGGCCCCGCCTTCGTGCAGCCCCTGCTCTCAG GCCAAGCCCCACTGCTGGCTCCTGGCCAAGTGGGCGTGTCacctgtgcccagcccccagctgccgCCTGCCTGTGCAGCCCCTGGAGGTCCCGTCATAACAGCATTTTACCCTGGCAGTCCTGTGCCCACCTCTTCAGCACCCCTGGCCCAGCCATCCCAGGCCGCTCCAAGCGTGGTCTATACTGTGGCCACCAGCACCACCCCACCTGCTGCCACCATTCTGCCCAAGGGCCCGCCTGCCCCAGCCACTGCCACCCCAGCCCCTACTAGTCCTTTCCCCAGTGCCACAG GCTCCATGACTTACAGCTTAGTGGCCCCCAAGGCCCAGCGGCCTAGCCCAAAGGCTCCGCAGAAAGTGAAGGCAGCCATCGCCAGCATTCCTGTGGGCTCCTTTGAGGCAGGTGCCTCTGGGCGATCTGGCCCTGCACCCCGGCAATCTCTGGAGCCTGGCCCTGTCCGTGAGCCAACTGCCCCAGAGTCTGAACTTGAGGGGCAGCCCACACCACCAGCTCCTCTGCCACCCCCAGAGAGCTGGACTCCCACAGCCCGGAGCAGttccccaccacctctggctgcTGAAGAGCGGACCAGCACCAAAGTTCCTGACACCATG GCCAGCAAATTCCCCAGCTCATCTTCAGACTGGCGTGTCCCTGGGCAGGGCTTGGAGAGTCGTGGGGAGCCTCCCACCCCACCtagcccagccccagctccagCCACAGCCTCTGgtagcaacagcagcagcagcgagGGCAGCAGTGGGAGGGCTGCCGGGGACACCCCTGAACGCAAAGAGGCAGCTAGTACTGGCAAGAAGGTGAAGGTGCGGCCCCCGCCCCTGAAGAAGACCTTTGACTCTGTGGACAA CAGGGTCTTGTCAGAGGTAGACTTTGAGGAACGTTTTGCTGAGCTGCCTGAGTTTCGGCCTGAGGAGGTGCTGCCCTCTCCGACTTTGCAGTCTCTGGCCACTTCACCCCGGGCCATCCTGGGCTCTTACCGCAAAAAGAGGAAGAACTCTACCG ACCTGGACTCAGCGCCTGAGGATCCCACCTCACCTAAGCGCAAAATGAGGAGACGCTCCAGCTGTAGCTCAGAGCCCAACACCCCCAAGAGTGCTAAGTGTGAGGGGGACATCTTCACCTTTGACCGTACAG GTACAGAAGCTGAGGATGTACTTGGGGAACTGGAGTATGAGAAGGTACCATACTCATCACTGCGGCGTACTCTGGACCAGCGCCGGGCCCTGGTCATGCAGCTCTTCCAGGATCATGGCTTCTTCCCATCAG CCCAAGCCACTGCAGCCTTCCAGGCCCGCTATGCAGACATCTTCCCCTCTAAGGTTTGTCTGCAGTTAAAGATACGGGAGGTGCGCCAGAAGATCATGCAAGCAGCCACTCCCACAGAGCAGCCCCCTGGAGCTGAGACCCCTCTCCCTGGACCACCCCCCACTGGCACTGCTGCTGCCCCTGCCCCGACTCTCAGCCCTGCTGGGGGCCCTGACCCCACTTCACCTGGCTCGGACTCTGGCACAGCCCAGGCTGCCCCACCACTGCCTCCACCCCCAGAGTCAGGGCCTGGACAGCCTGCCTGGGAGGGAGCCCCCCagccttctcccccacccccaggcccgtCTGCAGCTGCCACAGGCAGGTGA